The genomic DNA TGAAGCGACGACTCTTCATCCACGTTTTGGTCGATATATGATTAGGAGTGAAGTGAACAAGGTTTGTAATGCCTTCGTGTTCAATTCAGCCACAAAGGATTAAAATGGACAATTTTGATGAACAGCTGCAGCTATGCATTAATCACATTACAGATGATACCGATTATGGTAGATTCGCTGTAAAAGAAGTGAAATCCTTCGGTCAATTACGTTTGAGAATCATCAATTTTATCGTAAAAGACCAGTCTGAAATTCCCATGGTCAGTTGCAACGTTATTAATGTAAACGTCTGAATAGATTTGCTAGAGAGGGAAACCTGTTGCAACATCACTGGAATGTGTCATCACTGGATCATTGTACATTCTGTAAACAGGATAACGAACGCATCGGATTCCGTATAATTGTCAAAGAGATACCAAGGCCTTTTACCGGTATCATAAACAATTTCTGGCGCATACCAGGAATGCAGCGCACTACCATGTATTATACGAATCCACTAGAATTGCAATTCCAAAGAAATACGGGATGGTGCCagaactgagaaaaaaaacaatactgATCCAATCGAGATCAATACGCAGtttagaatttcaaaacaGACGttataagtttttattttcgtaatacATAAACTGGAATGTCTTGATTTTGTCAGTTTTCGTCAATTACTCAATCAACGACGACCGACAGGTGTACGATATGAATGAATTTTGCaaactgaaaaatgtttgttatCTGGCAGAAAATGTTTTCCGTCATGACTAGATTTGATTttcgttctttatttttgctttCACCAAAAACTGACTAGGTACGTTCCTGGGTTGAACCCACGCGCGCCTGCGTAAATATCCAGCACATGGCCACGATGGACAGTCCCTGGTTCACCGCTGGCTGGTTGCGTTCCGCTGCCCGGCTGATAAGTTTAAGGCTTCACCATGGCCGACGAAAATAACGCAAGTGTTTGACCGGCAAGCAAAGTTATGATCCAGGTTCCAGGCACCTACGGGTCATGCATCATACCGCTCCCATTGTCAGCCGATTTACCTCACGCCGAATCAGTGCGCCGTTAATAAAAAGTGAGAGCCTGTGGTGAAATGACGGTCATCTTTCGTCCGTCATATTGATTCCTGATTCACTATACGCGTATCACAATGAAACGCTCATTCACCGGAAGTAGCCGCCTCCTCGCAGAAGTATCGCCGTTCCAATAATTACTCTGGATAATGCTGTTTATCGCTGTTTATTAGTACGTATAATACGTCGTGAATTGTATAATGATTTGTAGACGAACTGCCTGACGTTGGCTCACCGTCCGTTGGAGCTTCTGGTGTGTGAATAGAATGTGACGCAGGTACCTGCTCCGAACGCCGTAAGAGCCTGCGGCACATCCTGCGCATGACTGTATAtctgatatgatttttttcttttctagaGAACTTAAGGATTGCAAACTGTTTCTACGCAGTGATGTAAGAATGAAGTCTAATTTTCTGGCGTTCAGGGTTGCTGATATGGGGCCTTGGTCACGTCGACGATTCCGCATAACGCCTCTACGAATTCTCGCCGCGTTGCTAGTGCTTGGCGTCCTATTCTGGCTGAACCTTGACCGGCAAGTTGTGCCGCCAGAACCCTGCGCTGTTCCCGAGGAATTCACTGAAAAACTTCACGAACTTGCCcacaggtacatacatactacaCCAAAGTAAACTCCGCTTCACTTCCGACGGAGGGAAAAGCCAGTTATCGGATAATTACACTCTACGTATTGTGCGCATTTGTAGCGCCGAGATAAGACTATTTTCCTTCGAGATAACGAGAAAATAAGGATACAGGATAAAAGTCACCGACGGTTATCGCTAGCTGGAGTTTACAATTAGCGATTTTCATAGTACGTTGTCGATAGTATTCAGTTTGTCATAAACACATGCGTCTGAGCATAAAAGAGGAAACGAAttactgcatgatttcgtGTGAAACTCCAGCTTCATAAAATGCCCAGATTCTCATTGATTTTCGATCAAAAACCGAGTGATATACACATGTTTACTATCTATAGTACATTGTTATACCATTGAAGTCCACTCTTGCTGCGTGTCAAGAGCAACGCAATTACCCCTTAACGGCAACTCGTTgacgagaaatcgatttttctttctaaaatTAGGGCGCATTTGGTGCTGGCGAAACATGGCATAGTTCACTTTCTATGCTTTGGTGGACTCTGGGGTCAGGCAAGGATAGGCCGGGCCCTGCCGTGGGTCCGTAAAGTGGAGTTATGCCTCGTTGACAATCTGCGAGACGACGCGTTAATTTCCAAGGCCTTCAGACAGGCTGGACTCGCCGCTACGTATCTTCACGCCGCCGGTATTTACCGAGTCCAGGAACAGGAAGTCGGCGAAGACGCTCCACGGGTGGAAATAATCGTCTTCGAGGAAGACGTCAAGGTGAGAAACGAACTTCTTTCAGCGTCGCTCCTCGACCGCATAATTTCAGTCTAATCCTTGTGCCTAACTCAATTACCTATGCTTAAATTTTCGCGCTCTGCCGCAGGCTCAGATGGTCAGACGAGTCGGATGGACCCGAAGAGTGCTTCCCCCTGACTGTGAACTCTCTCCGAGCCTGCAGTGCTTCCCGCCACAGCTGGCGATCTCGCCCTTACCGATCAAGCAGTTCGGCAGTCACGTGTTGCCGGTACCACGCGAGGGTATTGAACTCCAGAAGTACCACTATCCCGACAACTGGTGGCTCGAGGTGAAGCCGATTGATTGTGTCGATCACGAGACCTCGTAGTACACACGTGCGATTTAATCacggataagaaaaaaattatagaactGAGTCATGAATCTTTCAAGCTTTAGATTTTCGAGATTGCTAAGAGTATCAAGTGCCATCCTTGTTCTCTCAGTGCTAGCTTTGTTCTGAATAATCATTGCCTAACTCAGAAGTATGAGAGTAGAAAGATCGCTAATAACGTGGACATGAACAGAAATTTGAACAAGCAGTAATTGCCTTCGGTTTTTAGTTACACGAATCAACCAAAAAACTTGAGTCTAATTTTGTACAGTACTTTCTTCAAGGTTGTTCCTACTACGAATAAATTATGCAGATAGTGGTCCATGCTTGAAATtagttaataataaaattgtctGTGCTATAAGGACTGTTGGAGCGAGTTGACGACTAGCGTTGAAGCGTTCCATACCTAAACAGAAGACTTTTCTTCCATGATTACGATATATGATAGTGCATgtaaaattttagaacgcaaTCAGCGTTTCTGTACAGTTATCAAGTACCTAAAGCACTGAAATAAATACTTTCTTTTAGAAAATCGCGTGAAAACTACAGACGCACCACTCTTTAGTATCATTAAGTTTTAGTGTAAAAATTCGCTTACCACGGATATTAATGCTTATTAAAGTAACAATGATCAACCAGATTGACTTCAAGACCACAGtcttataactatatatagaaaatatttgtcaatttgtacgatattattaataaaaaatatattcagtgACCCCCGTCGCCTCCAGATTGATTTGTGATACTAAACCTTAAACGATTGTACTTATATATGCACGCCTAGTACAAAAACTGCGGTTTTGAGAAATACTCCTGGCAACACACATTCGTAAGAACAGTTTTCAAGTCTTCCCAGAATACTACCTGCAGTTGACACTAAGCAAAACCAGGATTTGTTACTGCACGAGAAATTCGAGAAGATTATAATCGCTTTGTGAATGCTAGATATATTCCTGGATCTGCTTCGATGAATTAAACTTGACccaaaaacacttttttcacaTCTGAAAGTTCATAGACT from Diprion similis isolate iyDipSimi1 chromosome 2, iyDipSimi1.1, whole genome shotgun sequence includes the following:
- the LOC124416027 gene encoding uncharacterized protein LOC124416027 isoform X2, which translates into the protein MGPWSRRRFRITPLRILAALLVLGVLFWLNLDRQVVPPEPCAVPEEFTEKLHELAHRAHLVLAKHGIVHFLCFGGLWGQARIGRALPWVRKVELCLVDNLRDDALISKAFRQAGLAATYLHAAGIYRVQEQEVGEDAPRVEIIVFEEDVKMVRRVGWTRRVLPPDCELSPSLQCFPPQLAISPLPIKQFGSHVLPVPREGIELQKYHYPDNWWLEVKPIDCVDHETS
- the LOC124416027 gene encoding uncharacterized protein LOC124416027 isoform X1, which produces MGPWSRRRFRITPLRILAALLVLGVLFWLNLDRQVVPPEPCAVPEEFTEKLHELAHRAHLVLAKHGIVHFLCFGGLWGQARIGRALPWVRKVELCLVDNLRDDALISKAFRQAGLAATYLHAAGIYRVQEQEVGEDAPRVEIIVFEEDVKAQMVRRVGWTRRVLPPDCELSPSLQCFPPQLAISPLPIKQFGSHVLPVPREGIELQKYHYPDNWWLEVKPIDCVDHETS